A region of Pyxidicoccus parkwaysis DNA encodes the following proteins:
- a CDS encoding alpha/beta fold hydrolase, with translation MRQLLAALLALPLFACGPAPESDSAETAAQAQEVQSQETQELSAARRERSVQLSTGVTLRYVEQGSRNGPVVVFLHGYTDSHHTWDLDLPIFPRNFHVYALDQRGHGDSTRPACCYTQQDFAADVAAFLDAMGESKAVLVGHSMGSFIAQQVALDYPDRVKALVLVGSAPTVAGNEVALGLKEIVDQQVDTVDPDFVREFQTSTFTRHVPQRYIDTLVSESLKVPARVWQAALNGLIAEDHSARLGEIDVPVLVVGGDQDGFFPVEQQQALVDALPNATYVLYPDTGHAPHAEVPHAFVREVQRFLKSVTK, from the coding sequence ATGAGACAGCTCCTCGCCGCCCTGCTCGCACTTCCCCTCTTCGCCTGTGGCCCCGCGCCGGAGTCCGACTCCGCCGAGACGGCCGCCCAGGCGCAGGAGGTCCAGTCCCAGGAGACGCAGGAACTGTCCGCCGCCCGCAGGGAGCGCTCCGTCCAGCTGAGCACCGGTGTCACGCTGCGTTACGTGGAGCAGGGCTCCAGGAACGGCCCCGTGGTCGTGTTCCTCCACGGCTACACGGACTCGCACCACACCTGGGATTTGGACCTGCCCATCTTCCCGCGCAACTTTCATGTCTACGCGCTGGACCAGCGCGGTCATGGTGACTCGACCCGCCCGGCCTGTTGTTACACGCAGCAGGACTTCGCCGCGGACGTAGCCGCGTTCCTGGATGCCATGGGCGAGAGCAAGGCCGTCCTCGTCGGCCACTCCATGGGCAGCTTCATCGCGCAGCAGGTGGCGCTGGACTACCCGGACCGCGTGAAGGCCCTGGTGCTGGTCGGCTCGGCGCCCACGGTCGCGGGCAACGAGGTGGCGCTGGGTCTGAAGGAAATCGTCGACCAGCAGGTGGACACGGTGGACCCGGACTTCGTCCGCGAGTTCCAGACGAGCACCTTCACCCGTCACGTGCCGCAGCGGTACATCGACACGCTGGTGTCGGAGAGCCTGAAGGTCCCCGCCCGCGTGTGGCAGGCCGCGCTGAATGGGCTCATCGCGGAGGACCACTCGGCGCGCCTGGGTGAGATTGACGTGCCCGTGCTCGTGGTGGGCGGCGACCAGGACGGCTTCTTCCCCGTCGAGCAGCAGCAGGCGCTGGTGGATGCGCTCCCCAACGCCACCTACGTCCTCTACCCGGACACCGGCCACGCGCCGCACGCGGAAGTGCCGCACGCGTTCGTGCGCGAGGTGCAGCGCTTCCTCAAGTCGGTGACGAAGTAA
- a CDS encoding GreA/GreB family elongation factor has translation MRLDKHALLTQLAERLQQSDRLAHRAEAEAREAARSLATESEKREDGRAAIEFGSLATGQANRARRVQEELKALSTFGQAELPRFPRQGPVGLGAIVDMSTEDEDGFAERTFFVLPVGAGTELTGPGGDGFLSVITPASPVGRALMGRKAGDVVEVTLAGEVREWTVLEVA, from the coding sequence ATGCGACTCGACAAGCATGCACTCCTGACCCAGCTCGCCGAGCGGCTCCAGCAGTCCGACCGCCTCGCCCACCGGGCCGAGGCCGAGGCCCGCGAGGCGGCCCGCAGCCTGGCCACGGAGTCCGAGAAGCGGGAGGACGGGCGCGCGGCGATTGAGTTCGGCAGCCTCGCCACCGGCCAGGCCAATCGCGCGCGCCGGGTGCAGGAGGAGCTGAAGGCGCTCTCCACCTTCGGCCAGGCCGAGCTGCCGCGCTTCCCGCGCCAGGGGCCCGTGGGCCTGGGCGCCATCGTCGACATGAGCACCGAGGACGAGGACGGCTTCGCCGAGCGCACCTTCTTCGTGCTCCCCGTGGGCGCGGGCACCGAGTTGACGGGCCCCGGCGGCGACGGCTTCCTCTCCGTCATCACCCCCGCGTCGCCCGTGGGCCGCGCGCTCATGGGCCGCAAGGCCGGTGACGTGGTGGAGGTGACGCTGGCGGGCGAGGTACGGGAATGGACGGTGCTCGAAGTCGCGTGA
- a CDS encoding phytoene desaturase family protein: protein MRTTRVAVVGGGLGGLTAAALLARGGCEVSLYERSKHLGGRAQTSDVEGFRFNLGPHALYRGGAAMRVLGSLGVKPKGGIPGEGSYALRAGRLHTLPRGAVSLMTTDVLTLAGKLELARLLAGLPRIDTEPLSRVSMREWLATRLSREDARALVGALTRVSTYCADLDSLSAEVAVSQLQMALAANVLYLDGGWSSLVDALEARAREAGAKLELSARVESVVLQSAQVHGLELADGTVREVDAVVLAGSPGDVASLVPGDAVLARDAADAVPVKAATLELGMSSLPRPEALFALGVDGPWYASVHSASARLAPEGGAMVHVMKYLTGADADPREADLEGVMDVLQPGWREHVVAKRFRPSLTVTHLLPSAKAGGLASRPTARVPHVSGLFRVGDWVGPEGMLADAAFASAESVARTLMQRQAAPRRAVGA, encoded by the coding sequence ATGCGGACAACCCGGGTGGCGGTGGTGGGCGGAGGGCTGGGCGGACTCACGGCGGCGGCACTGCTGGCACGCGGCGGCTGCGAGGTGTCGCTGTACGAGCGCTCGAAACACCTCGGCGGCCGGGCGCAGACCTCGGACGTGGAGGGGTTCCGCTTCAACCTGGGCCCCCACGCGCTGTACCGGGGCGGGGCGGCAATGCGGGTGCTGGGGAGCCTGGGCGTGAAGCCGAAGGGCGGCATTCCGGGCGAGGGTTCCTACGCGCTGCGCGCCGGCCGGCTGCACACGCTGCCGCGAGGGGCCGTGTCACTCATGACCACGGACGTGCTCACGCTGGCCGGGAAGCTGGAACTGGCGCGGCTGCTCGCGGGCCTGCCCCGCATCGACACGGAGCCCCTCTCGCGCGTCTCGATGCGCGAGTGGCTGGCCACGCGCCTGTCCCGCGAGGACGCCCGTGCGCTCGTGGGCGCGCTGACGCGGGTGTCGACGTACTGCGCGGACCTCGACTCGCTGAGCGCGGAGGTCGCGGTGTCGCAACTCCAGATGGCCCTCGCGGCGAACGTGCTGTACCTCGACGGCGGCTGGAGCTCGCTGGTGGACGCGCTGGAGGCTCGCGCCAGGGAAGCAGGCGCGAAGCTGGAACTGTCCGCGCGAGTGGAGTCCGTGGTCCTCCAGTCGGCCCAGGTCCACGGCCTCGAGCTCGCGGACGGCACGGTGCGCGAGGTGGACGCGGTGGTCCTCGCCGGAAGCCCCGGTGATGTCGCATCCCTGGTCCCCGGGGACGCGGTGCTGGCCAGGGACGCCGCGGACGCCGTGCCGGTGAAGGCCGCGACGCTGGAGCTGGGCATGTCCTCCCTGCCACGCCCGGAGGCACTGTTCGCGCTCGGGGTGGACGGTCCATGGTACGCGTCGGTGCACTCGGCGTCGGCGCGGCTGGCGCCGGAGGGAGGCGCGATGGTGCACGTGATGAAGTACCTGACCGGCGCGGATGCCGACCCGCGCGAGGCCGACCTCGAGGGCGTGATGGATGTCCTCCAGCCCGGCTGGCGTGAGCACGTGGTGGCGAAGCGCTTCCGTCCCTCGCTGACGGTGACCCACCTGCTGCCGAGCGCGAAGGCCGGAGGCCTGGCGTCACGTCCCACGGCCCGGGTGCCACACGTGAGCGGCCTCTTCCGAGTGGGAGACTGGGTGGGCCCCGAAGGCATGCTCGCGGATGCGGCCTTCGCCAGCGCCGAGTCCGTGGCACGGACCCTCATGCAGCGGCAGGCCGCGCCACGGCGAGCGGTGGGGGCCTGA
- a CDS encoding RidA family protein: MTSAKHQPIVSANLPKPAGPYSPGMQLGQLLFISGQGAKDPATGAQAEGIEAQTEQVLRNLERILVAGGSSLQHVLRCGVFLTDMKEFQQMNAVYERVFAGHRPARTTVQVSALPDAGLRVEIDCIAYVP, from the coding sequence GTGACGTCAGCGAAGCATCAGCCCATCGTCTCCGCGAACCTGCCCAAGCCCGCGGGCCCGTACTCGCCCGGCATGCAGCTCGGCCAGCTGCTCTTCATCTCCGGTCAGGGCGCGAAGGACCCGGCCACCGGCGCACAGGCCGAGGGAATCGAAGCGCAGACGGAGCAGGTGCTGCGCAACCTGGAGCGCATCCTCGTCGCGGGTGGCTCCAGCCTCCAGCACGTCCTGCGCTGCGGCGTCTTCCTCACGGACATGAAGGAATTCCAGCAGATGAACGCCGTCTACGAGCGCGTCTTCGCCGGGCACCGTCCCGCGCGCACCACCGTGCAGGTCTCCGCGCTCCCCGACGCGGGCCTGCGCGTGGAAATCGACTGCATCGCCTACGTGCCCTGA
- a CDS encoding rhodanese-like domain-containing protein: MTPQELSQKARQLVAEGAVLLDVRTPQEFQQGHPEPARNIPVQELPRRLSEVGPPGTRVVVYCAAGGRSAQAVQLLRAGGYTDVFDLKSVNFW; encoded by the coding sequence ATGACGCCCCAGGAACTCTCCCAGAAGGCCCGGCAGCTCGTCGCGGAAGGCGCGGTGCTGCTGGATGTGCGCACCCCGCAGGAATTCCAGCAGGGACACCCCGAGCCCGCGCGCAACATCCCCGTGCAGGAGCTGCCCCGGCGCCTCTCGGAAGTCGGCCCGCCCGGCACGCGAGTGGTCGTGTACTGCGCCGCCGGAGGCCGCAGCGCCCAGGCGGTACAGTTGCTGCGTGCTGGTGGCTACACAGACGTCTTCGACCTCAAGTCGGTGAACTTCTGGTAG
- a CDS encoding sigma-70 family RNA polymerase sigma factor, translating into MEGRGYDAVAEAAREHERFLWGLCYRMTGVAADADDLVQETYARALASPPKHQESLRPWLTRVAVNLARDHLRRRRREAYVGPWLPSPLETGDTTAPESDVPPGVEARLPGGGSTEGRYELLESVSYAFLLALEALVPKQRAVLLLRDVFDYSVREVAEALNMSEVNVKVVHHRARAAMEAYDRARCVPTRALQERTRAALEGFLGALLSGDVAAAEAMLASDVRALTDGNGQVRAAQVPVVGARRVLTFMKRLMELRGPPVAFEVQMLNGLPALVTVFAEGKDPMYPPSAVLRVELDADGRIAQIHSVLTDRKLTSVRLPSPA; encoded by the coding sequence ATGGAAGGCCGGGGATACGACGCGGTGGCGGAGGCAGCGCGCGAGCACGAGCGCTTCCTCTGGGGTCTCTGCTACCGCATGACGGGTGTGGCGGCGGACGCGGATGACCTGGTGCAGGAGACCTACGCCAGGGCCCTGGCCTCACCCCCCAAGCATCAGGAATCCCTGCGCCCCTGGTTGACCCGCGTGGCGGTGAACCTCGCGAGGGACCACCTGCGCCGCCGTCGTCGCGAGGCATACGTGGGCCCGTGGCTGCCCTCTCCGCTCGAAACAGGAGACACCACCGCTCCGGAGTCCGACGTGCCCCCCGGAGTGGAGGCCAGGCTCCCGGGAGGAGGCTCCACGGAGGGACGCTACGAGCTGCTGGAGAGCGTCTCCTACGCCTTCCTCCTGGCGCTCGAAGCCCTCGTGCCGAAGCAGCGCGCCGTGCTGCTGCTGCGCGACGTGTTCGACTACTCCGTGCGCGAGGTGGCCGAGGCGCTCAACATGAGCGAGGTCAACGTGAAGGTGGTGCACCACCGCGCCCGCGCCGCGATGGAGGCCTATGACCGCGCCCGCTGCGTCCCCACCCGAGCCCTGCAGGAGCGCACGCGGGCCGCGCTGGAGGGCTTCCTCGGAGCGCTGCTCTCCGGAGACGTGGCCGCCGCGGAGGCGATGCTGGCCTCCGACGTGCGCGCGCTGACGGACGGCAACGGCCAGGTGCGTGCGGCGCAGGTGCCGGTGGTGGGCGCGCGGCGCGTGCTCACCTTCATGAAGCGGCTCATGGAGCTGCGAGGCCCGCCAGTCGCATTCGAGGTCCAGATGCTCAACGGCCTGCCGGCACTCGTCACGGTGTTCGCGGAAGGCAAGGACCCGATGTACCCACCGAGCGCGGTGCTCCGGGTGGAGCTGGACGCGGACGGGCGAATCGCTCAAATCCACTCGGTGCTCACGGACCGCAAGCTCACGAGCGTGCGTCTGCCGTCACCCGCGTGA
- the popD gene encoding PopC secretion inhibitor PopD, with amino-acid sequence MSRKDGGPWDRYAEGAPRLSSNVRPLPGAASSSQAGPHGQPEWIDVTVMPKEAPVPSARASMQARPPPRSRAEVHQSGLAESERFHQSFMRWLEEKHLLGSVRSVSEPGSMPMLHLRCAPRVLDQLRRAPEFEAGTMMPLDLI; translated from the coding sequence ATGAGCAGGAAAGATGGCGGACCGTGGGACAGGTACGCGGAAGGTGCGCCCCGGTTGTCCTCGAACGTGCGTCCGCTGCCGGGCGCCGCGAGCAGCTCGCAAGCGGGCCCACATGGGCAGCCCGAGTGGATTGACGTCACGGTGATGCCGAAGGAGGCACCCGTGCCGTCTGCGCGCGCGAGCATGCAGGCCCGGCCACCCCCGCGCTCACGCGCGGAGGTACACCAGTCCGGCCTGGCCGAGAGCGAGCGCTTCCACCAGAGCTTCATGCGATGGCTCGAGGAGAAGCACCTCCTGGGCTCCGTGCGCTCGGTGAGTGAGCCGGGCTCCATGCCCATGCTTCACCTGCGCTGCGCGCCGCGCGTGCTGGACCAGCTTCGCCGTGCGCCGGAGTTCGAAGCGGGCACGATGATGCCCCTCGACCTCATCTAG
- a CDS encoding DMT family transporter, with amino-acid sequence MNRTAGFLIVALSGACFGALGLFGRLAYASGADVASLLFLRFSIAGTVLAAVMVVRRQRLPGFKVVLALMLLGAVGYVSEAGAYFAALRHAPAGLVALLLYSFPALVALLQRVVFGEHLGRVKWLAVVLALGGTALTADLESGGAKPLGVMLGLLSALLYAGYVVISARVAGHAGPLVSSTVILGSAGATLGFVVLIQGPAFPTTATGWAAVVALALVSTVAAVLLFFVGMARIGPVNTSLVSTMEPLTAVVLGALFLDERLSARQVVGGLLILTAAVMLARADAPDPSRGPPGGTQSTGPA; translated from the coding sequence ATGAACCGCACCGCTGGCTTCCTCATCGTGGCCCTGTCCGGGGCGTGCTTCGGCGCGCTCGGCCTCTTCGGGCGCCTCGCGTACGCGTCGGGCGCGGACGTGGCATCGCTGCTCTTCCTGCGCTTCTCCATCGCCGGCACGGTGCTGGCCGCTGTCATGGTGGTGCGCCGCCAGCGCCTCCCCGGCTTCAAGGTGGTGCTGGCCCTGATGCTGCTGGGCGCGGTGGGCTACGTGAGCGAGGCCGGCGCCTACTTCGCCGCCCTCCGGCACGCGCCCGCGGGCCTGGTGGCGCTGCTGCTCTATTCGTTCCCCGCGCTGGTGGCGCTGCTCCAGCGCGTCGTCTTCGGCGAGCACCTGGGGCGCGTGAAGTGGCTCGCCGTGGTGCTGGCGCTGGGCGGCACCGCGCTGACGGCGGACCTGGAGTCCGGCGGCGCGAAGCCGCTGGGCGTGATGCTGGGCCTGTTGTCGGCGCTCCTGTACGCGGGCTACGTCGTCATCAGCGCGCGCGTGGCGGGCCACGCGGGCCCCCTGGTCTCCAGCACCGTGATTCTCGGCTCCGCGGGGGCCACGCTGGGGTTCGTGGTGCTCATCCAGGGCCCGGCCTTTCCCACCACCGCCACGGGCTGGGCCGCCGTGGTGGCGCTGGCCCTCGTGTCCACCGTGGCCGCGGTGCTCCTCTTCTTCGTGGGCATGGCGCGCATCGGCCCTGTGAATACGTCCCTCGTCTCCACCATGGAGCCGCTGACGGCGGTGGTGCTGGGCGCGCTGTTCCTCGACGAGAGACTCAGCGCCCGGCAGGTGGTGGGCGGACTGCTCATCCTCACCGCCGCGGTGATGCTCGCGCGCGCCGATGCGCCGGACCCGTCCAGGGGGCCGCCTGGAGGCACGCAGTCGACCGGACCTGCGTAG
- a CDS encoding sensor histidine kinase, translating into MFSSLSPQSEATAPRLPLTWPAALVGLLFGVLMSYVPYEFRVASFRPLYPYVRVLGLTYLSGSISLMGALLYPNAPRWFDRSARFTLGAAMALYWWVLNVLPGSFTGIVLYPLLFGGMVLEAWPAMRRRPVLRAFVSLTGTAFGVAMLATPERFPLSVYAHLAPLRPLVGALFTLAGLGLLLPSGRVHARLPNLLMGVLAVPFALLAYALGRGASWLGASVYAVLTLACVAQALEWRPRAPRTVGWKLLRGLAFAGLVPLLALGGLAAFLAQRAIEQQVRDDTQRAAAGEADFLHRYLEDSRESLDLMLESPGFRAAFVTGERAALEPYLHNLAAQARSFDAALAVDASGHVLATSPGVEGWHLPASAFLSDALAHGGTEVSQAFIRPPNRPLVAVTRPFEHDGELRGMLVGLLSLERLSDATTPASRRFRVQVLDRRGLKVLRDTAPGAPLLGEAHLPDTIHEELLRPGSGVMEAFDVADRRILAAEAPVEDTEWSVLVTQELVVAYAAITRMSAAVVGLVLLGVLLALGLSQLVARDVIRRLDDLREATAALAAGDLERRVEEEEDDELGELARSFNEMASRTGAAQAELKEAVRAREEFISVASHELRTPLTPLKGFAALTLQWLEKNDEFPERERLLKALRSMARQTERLARLVDDLLDTARIQGGRFELERQRVDLVPLLHEVLERFEVRAENGLSFELHTPGHTVEGDWDAPRLDQVLTNLVSNAVRYSPQGGTVRMSLEEEAQNILVHVKDEGIGIPPESLPGLFRPFARASNAQARHFGGLGLGLFICREIVERHGGTIWAESAGTQRGSSFYVRLPR; encoded by the coding sequence ATGTTTTCCTCCCTCTCTCCGCAATCCGAGGCGACAGCCCCGCGCCTGCCATTGACGTGGCCCGCCGCCCTGGTGGGCCTGCTGTTCGGCGTGCTGATGTCGTACGTGCCGTACGAGTTCCGGGTGGCATCCTTCCGGCCGCTGTACCCGTACGTGCGCGTGCTCGGGCTCACCTACCTGTCCGGAAGCATCTCCCTCATGGGTGCGCTGCTGTACCCGAACGCGCCGCGCTGGTTCGACCGGAGCGCGCGCTTCACGCTGGGCGCGGCGATGGCGCTGTACTGGTGGGTGCTGAATGTCCTGCCGGGCAGCTTCACCGGCATCGTCCTCTACCCGCTCCTCTTCGGCGGCATGGTGCTGGAGGCGTGGCCCGCCATGCGCCGACGGCCCGTGCTGCGCGCCTTCGTGTCCCTCACCGGCACGGCCTTCGGCGTGGCCATGCTCGCCACGCCCGAGCGCTTCCCGCTGTCCGTGTACGCGCACCTCGCGCCGCTGCGGCCGCTGGTGGGCGCGCTCTTCACGCTCGCGGGGCTGGGGCTGCTGCTTCCCTCGGGGCGGGTGCACGCGCGGCTGCCCAACCTCCTCATGGGCGTGCTGGCCGTGCCCTTCGCGCTGCTCGCGTATGCGCTGGGCCGGGGCGCGTCGTGGCTCGGGGCCAGCGTGTACGCGGTGCTCACGCTGGCGTGCGTGGCGCAGGCGCTGGAGTGGCGGCCTCGCGCTCCGCGCACCGTGGGGTGGAAGCTGCTGCGCGGGCTGGCCTTCGCGGGGCTGGTGCCGCTGCTGGCGCTGGGGGGGCTCGCGGCGTTCCTCGCGCAGCGCGCGATTGAGCAGCAGGTGCGCGACGACACGCAGCGCGCGGCGGCGGGCGAGGCGGACTTCCTGCACCGCTACCTCGAGGACTCGCGTGAGTCGCTGGACTTGATGCTGGAGTCGCCCGGCTTCCGCGCCGCCTTCGTCACCGGCGAGCGCGCCGCGCTGGAGCCGTACCTGCACAACCTCGCCGCGCAGGCGCGCTCCTTCGACGCGGCGCTCGCGGTGGATGCGTCCGGCCACGTGCTGGCGACGTCACCGGGCGTGGAGGGCTGGCACCTGCCCGCCAGCGCCTTCCTCTCCGATGCGCTCGCGCACGGCGGCACCGAGGTGTCGCAGGCCTTCATCCGGCCTCCGAACCGGCCGCTGGTGGCGGTGACGCGCCCCTTCGAGCACGACGGCGAATTGCGCGGCATGCTGGTGGGCCTGCTGTCGCTGGAGCGGCTGAGTGATGCCACCACGCCCGCGTCCCGGCGCTTCCGGGTGCAGGTGCTGGACAGGCGCGGGCTCAAGGTGCTGCGCGACACGGCGCCCGGCGCGCCGCTGCTGGGCGAGGCGCACCTGCCGGACACGATTCACGAGGAGCTGCTGCGCCCCGGCAGCGGCGTCATGGAGGCATTCGACGTGGCGGACCGCCGCATCCTCGCCGCCGAGGCTCCGGTGGAGGACACCGAGTGGAGCGTGCTCGTCACGCAGGAGCTGGTGGTGGCCTACGCGGCGATTACGCGCATGAGCGCCGCGGTGGTGGGACTGGTGCTGCTGGGAGTGCTGCTGGCGCTGGGCCTGTCGCAGCTGGTGGCTCGCGATGTCATCCGCCGCCTCGATGACCTGCGCGAGGCCACGGCCGCGCTGGCCGCGGGCGATTTGGAGCGGCGCGTGGAGGAGGAGGAGGACGACGAGTTGGGCGAGCTGGCGCGCAGCTTCAACGAGATGGCCTCCCGCACCGGCGCCGCACAGGCGGAGTTGAAGGAAGCGGTGCGCGCGCGCGAGGAGTTCATCAGCGTGGCCAGCCATGAGCTGCGCACGCCGCTCACGCCGCTCAAGGGCTTCGCCGCGCTCACGCTCCAGTGGCTGGAGAAGAATGACGAGTTCCCGGAGCGCGAGCGGCTGCTCAAGGCGCTGCGCTCCATGGCGCGGCAGACGGAGCGGCTGGCGCGGCTGGTGGATGATTTGCTCGACACCGCGCGCATCCAGGGCGGCCGCTTCGAGCTGGAGCGGCAGCGCGTGGACCTGGTGCCGCTGCTGCACGAGGTGCTGGAGCGCTTCGAGGTGCGCGCGGAGAATGGCCTGTCCTTCGAGCTGCACACGCCCGGCCACACCGTGGAGGGCGACTGGGACGCGCCCCGGCTGGACCAGGTGCTCACCAACCTGGTGAGCAATGCGGTGCGCTACTCGCCACAGGGCGGCACGGTGCGCATGTCGCTGGAGGAGGAGGCGCAGAACATCCTGGTGCACGTGAAGGACGAGGGCATCGGCATTCCTCCGGAGAGCCTGCCCGGACTGTTCCGGCCGTTCGCTCGCGCGTCCAATGCGCAGGCGCGCCACTTCGGCGGGCTGGGGCTGGGGCTCTTCATCTGCCGCGAAATCGTGGAGCGGCACGGCGGCACCATCTGGGCGGAGAGCGCGGGCACCCAGCGCGGCAGCAGCTTCTACGTGCGGCTGCCTCGCTGA
- a CDS encoding prolipoprotein diacylglyceryl transferase, with the protein MIPYWHAPSIHLGPLTIEPFGIFVALGILLAARLLVRNAERMKLDPNPLADYAMWGVIGGVIGGHLVHLLFYHPEELSKSPFQILKVWDGLSSFGGLLGGILAAVIFFKMRKLRFNDYADAFALGVAPGWAVARLGCFAVHDHPGVHTDFFLAVAFKDGPRHDLGLYDAMALFVISGILYAVRDSEKLKGRLLPLLALLYSFCRFYFDTLRATDLSYVDARYFNLTPAQYGCIALVGYALWGLLRKRAPGTSAVPPASSGKTVGAAR; encoded by the coding sequence GTGATTCCCTACTGGCATGCCCCCTCGATTCACCTGGGGCCCCTCACCATCGAGCCCTTCGGCATCTTCGTGGCGCTGGGCATCCTGCTGGCCGCTCGCTTGCTCGTCCGCAACGCGGAGCGCATGAAGCTGGACCCGAACCCGCTGGCCGACTACGCGATGTGGGGCGTCATCGGCGGCGTCATCGGCGGCCACCTGGTGCACCTGCTCTTCTACCACCCGGAGGAGCTCTCCAAGAGCCCGTTCCAGATACTGAAGGTGTGGGACGGGCTGTCGTCCTTCGGCGGCCTGCTGGGCGGCATCCTGGCGGCGGTGATTTTCTTCAAGATGCGCAAGCTGCGCTTCAACGACTACGCGGATGCCTTCGCGCTGGGCGTGGCGCCGGGCTGGGCGGTGGCGCGGCTGGGGTGCTTCGCGGTGCATGACCACCCGGGCGTGCACACGGACTTCTTCCTCGCGGTGGCGTTCAAGGACGGACCCCGGCACGACCTGGGCCTGTACGACGCGATGGCCCTGTTCGTCATCAGCGGCATCCTGTACGCGGTGCGCGACTCGGAGAAGCTGAAGGGCCGGCTGCTGCCGCTGCTCGCGCTGCTGTACTCGTTCTGCCGGTTCTACTTCGACACGCTGCGGGCCACGGACCTGTCGTACGTGGACGCGCGGTACTTCAACCTGACGCCCGCGCAGTACGGCTGCATCGCGCTGGTGGGGTATGCGCTGTGGGGCCTGCTGCGCAAGCGCGCTCCCGGGACATCCGCGGTGCCTCCGGCGTCATCGGGGAAGACGGTGGGCGCGGCACGGTAG
- the popC gene encoding subtilisin-like protease PopC codes for MKSYLLVPKESIETQAHVGPRGTEQGERVLPRTTALRFAVANKAPDALSSLGLRSATLPGVRPQVSGQEPRKRGTKAGAKAKRPTTRGADSSTAPLPGAPVAEQTGAEAGSYRFMPLIGATMAHFYEESTEKAARADLEKEFEFIPDVVPLSFPGPVSAGQTGPRNRGMSSLAEREWPEECGVPLAHAQGIRGAGVMLGILDTGVDADHPEHAAKVIQFRYVSLFPNSPHNPARDIRGFDPDGHGTHVCGIAAGVHHGVAPEVDLYVASVIESETIRTSLGRVAAGMEWLLHQFSRPENSTRPAVVNLSLGFPLAPPPGITEADYNLNLRALQTMIRRLLDSNVLPVVAAGNSGPDTVGYPAAFPESLAVGAVDFERNVATFSASGTVGRRTVPDVMGYGVNVYSSTERRCNNQAFYERMSGTSMAAPYVAGIAALYRCRAPDLTAHEVRDLILANAVKLPRSATHRTGKGLAVFR; via the coding sequence ATGAAGTCCTACCTGTTGGTTCCAAAGGAATCCATCGAGACGCAGGCGCACGTGGGGCCTCGCGGCACGGAGCAGGGCGAGCGCGTGCTTCCGCGCACCACCGCGCTGCGCTTCGCGGTGGCGAACAAGGCGCCTGACGCGCTCTCTTCTCTCGGCCTGCGCTCGGCCACGCTGCCCGGCGTGCGCCCGCAGGTCAGCGGCCAGGAGCCGCGCAAGCGCGGCACGAAGGCGGGCGCGAAGGCGAAGCGGCCCACCACGCGCGGCGCGGACTCCAGCACCGCGCCGCTGCCGGGCGCGCCCGTGGCGGAGCAGACGGGCGCGGAGGCCGGCAGCTACCGCTTCATGCCGCTCATCGGCGCCACCATGGCCCACTTCTACGAGGAGTCCACCGAGAAGGCCGCGCGCGCGGACCTGGAGAAGGAGTTCGAGTTCATCCCCGACGTCGTGCCCCTGTCCTTCCCCGGCCCCGTGTCCGCGGGACAGACGGGGCCGCGCAACCGCGGCATGTCCTCGCTCGCCGAGCGCGAGTGGCCCGAGGAGTGCGGCGTGCCGCTGGCGCATGCCCAGGGCATCCGCGGCGCGGGCGTCATGCTCGGCATCCTCGACACCGGCGTGGACGCGGACCACCCCGAGCACGCCGCCAAGGTCATCCAGTTCCGCTACGTGTCGCTCTTCCCCAACTCGCCGCACAACCCGGCCCGGGACATCCGCGGCTTCGACCCGGACGGCCACGGCACGCACGTGTGCGGCATCGCCGCGGGCGTGCACCACGGCGTCGCTCCGGAGGTGGACCTCTACGTCGCGTCCGTCATCGAGTCCGAAACCATCCGCACCAGCCTCGGCCGCGTCGCCGCCGGCATGGAGTGGCTGCTGCATCAGTTCAGCCGCCCTGAAAACTCCACGCGCCCGGCCGTCGTGAATCTGTCGCTGGGCTTCCCGCTCGCCCCGCCGCCCGGAATCACCGAGGCCGACTACAACCTCAACCTGCGGGCCCTGCAGACCATGATTCGTCGGCTGCTGGACTCCAACGTCCTGCCTGTTGTCGCGGCAGGCAACAGTGGACCCGACACGGTTGGTTATCCAGCCGCCTTTCCGGAGTCTCTGGCCGTCGGCGCAGTCGACTTCGAGCGCAACGTCGCCACATTCTCCGCCAGCGGGACGGTGGGTAGGCGCACCGTCCCCGATGTCATGGGTTACGGGGTGAACGTGTATTCGTCGACGGAGCGACGCTGCAACAACCAGGCGTTCTACGAGCGAATGAGTGGCACGAGCATGGCCGCGCCTTATGTAGCGGGTATTGCAGCGCTGTACCGTTGCCGTGCCCCTGACTTGACGGCGCATGAGGTGAGGGATTTGATCCTGGCCAATGCAGTCAAGCTTCCCCGCTCGGCGACACACCGGACGGGCAAGGGCCTGGCTGTATTCCGGTGA